The Ranitomeya variabilis isolate aRanVar5 chromosome 7, aRanVar5.hap1, whole genome shotgun sequence DNA window AGGGTAATGTTAGTAATGCGGACCCCCGTCTGGAGAAGGATGGGGGCAACATGGGCCTGTTAAGTTTCACATTCCAGGGCCTGGATTCTGGGGTCACCCAGAAAGACCCTGAACATGTAGACCTGAATTTGTGTCCAGAACCCGGCATCTGCTGATATCTAACATGGAGGAGGAAAAAAGAGCGGAAATATCCAAGAAAACTTACCATGCGAGGGCCGGAGGCCGCGGAGATGTGTCCGTCTGTCCATCGCTCCCCGCCCTGAAACAATGGCACAATAAACACATGATCCAGGTACGCGGGCGGGCGGCGTATGTGAGTGGATGTACACTGAGCGCGACTGCTCTCAAGGGAAGGAGTTCTTCAAGATTTTGGAAGAGTTTGTGGGAAATGtttccccttcatccagaagagcatttgtgaggtcagaccggGATAAATTTCCATTATaggatggggctgaggtccgggcCGCTCATGTCCTCCCCTTCATGTCTGTTTGGACCTTGTGGTCTGGGCACCGTCATGGGGGATAGCTAAGGGCCATCAGACACCGATAGAGAAGTGCGATTCGTCATTGCTCaggacacgtctcctccagagtccggtGTTGGCGGATTTACACGGGTCCATCTGACGCTGCCTTCCTGACTTCTATCCCCCGGCCCATCCTGGGGTCTTCTCCCACTTTTCCTACTCTCCAATCACGTTTCCGTACTGATTTGTCCTTCATTTCTCTGTTATCATGTATACGTATAGTTCCCTTCTTTCCTCTGTCCACTTTCCCTCTTCAGCCTGGGTTTCTCCTCTGTTAAATATTCCCCCTGGGGCTCCTGTCCCCCGGCCCATCCTGGGGTCTTCTCCCACCTTCCAATCATTGGTCATCTGTTATACTTTATCATTAATACGTTTGGTCCCATTTTTTCCCCTCCAAGTTTAATCAGTTTGTAACTTCCCGGTGAACTTCCCTCCCTTCCCAAGTTCCCTATTGGTTTCATTGTTCCTGTGGGTGTTCCCTGTGTACTGGCCTCCATTCTGGGCCTTTGATCTGTTGTGCTTTGAACATTTGTTATACTCACCTGATAAAGACACCGGTACGATGTAGAAACGCTTTGTGAATAAAAAGCCTTATCCTCGTCATCATTTCTGAAGAATTTATTTCCTCCAGCAGCGCAGCCACCAACGTGTTCATCCAGCTGGATCCAATGTCTCCTGAAGGATTTATCCATGGACCACGGGGCAGTAGCTGTTTATCTTCATACCtacataggagttgtgtctgtcacaacaccaccaggtgagcgtcaccagcactctcctactctctcTCCACCAGGTGAGCGtcaccagcactctcctactctcccttCACCAGGTGAGCGtcaccagcactctcctactctctcTCCACCAGGTGAGTGTCACCAGCACTTTCCTACTCTCTCTCCACCAGGTGAGCAtcaccagcactctcctactctccctccaccAGGTGAGCGtcaccagcactctcctactctccctccacAAGGTGAGTGTCACCAGCACTTTCCTACTCTCCCTCCGTCAGGTGAGCAtcaccagcactctcctactctccctccaccAGGTGAGCGtcaccagcactctcctactctcacCCCACCAGATGAGCATCACCggcactctcctactctccctccaccAGGTGAGCAtcaccagcactctcctactctccctccacAAGGTGAGTGTCACCAGCACTTTCCTACTCTCCCTCCGTCAGGTGAGCAtcaccagcactctcctactctccctccaccAGGTGAGCAtcaccagcactctcctactctcccttCACCAGGTGAGCGtcaccagcactctcctactctctcTCCACCAGGTGAGTGTCACCAGCACTTTCCTACTCTCTCTCCACCAGGTGAGCAtcaccagcactctcctactctccctccaccAGGTGAGCGtcaccagcactctcctactctccctccacAAGGTGAGTGTCACCAGCACTTTCCTACTCTCCCTCCGTCAGGTGAGCAtcaccagcactctcctactctccctccaccAGGTGAGCGtcaccagcactctcctactctcacCCCACCAGATGAGCATCACCggcactctcctactctccctccgCCAGGTGAGAGtcaccagcactctcctactctcccttCACCAGGTGAGCGtcaccagcactctcctactctctcTCCACCAGGTGAGTGTCACCAGCACTTTCCTACTCTCTCTCCACCAGGTGAGCAtcaccagcactctcctactctccctccaccAGGTGAGCGtcaccagcactctcctactctccctccacAAGGTGAGTGTCACCAGCACTTTCCTACTCTCCCTCCGTCAGGTGAGCAtcaccagcactctcctactctccctccaccAGGTGAGCGtcaccagcactctcctactctcacCCCACCAGATGAGCATCACCggcactctcctactctccctccgCCAGGTGAGAGtcaccagcactctcctactctcccttCACCAGGTGAGCGtcaccagcactctcctactctctcTCCACCAGGTGAGTGTCACCAGCACTTTCCTACTCTCTCTCCACCAGGTGAGCAtcaccagcactctcctactctccctccaccAGGTGAGTGtcaccagcactctcctactctccctccacAAGGTGAGTGTCACCAGCACTTTCCTACTCTCCCTCCGTCAGGTGAGCAtcaccagcactctcctactctccctccaccAGGTGAGCGtcaccagcactctcctactctcacCCCACCAGATGAGCATCACCggcactctcctactctccctccaccAGGTGAGCAtcaccagcactctcctactctccctccacAAGGTGAGTGTCACCAGCACTTTCCTACTCTCCCTCCGTCAGGTGAGCAtcaccagcactctcctactctccctccaccAGGTGAGCAtcaccagcactctcctactctcccttCACCAGGTGAGCGtcaccagcactctcctactctctcTCCACCAGGTGAGTGTCACCAGCACTTTCCTACTCTCTCTCCACCAGGTGAGCAtcaccagcactctcctactctccctccaccAGGTGAGCGtcaccagcactctcctactctccctccacAAGGTGAGTGTCACCAGCACTTTCCTACTCTCCCTCTGTCAGGTGAGCAtcaccagcactctcctactctccctccaccAGGTGAGCGtcaccagcactctcctactctcacCCCACCAGATGAGCATCACCggcactctcctactctccctccgCCAGGTGAGAGtcaccagcactctcctactctccctccaccAGGTGAGCATCACCAGCACtctcctgctctccctccacaAGGTGAGTGtcaccagcactctcctactctccctccgCCAGGTGAGCAtcaccagcactctcctactctccctccgCCAGGTGAGAGtcaccagcactctcctactcttcCTCCACCAGGTGAGCATCACCAGCACTCTCCTACGCTCCTCCACCAGGTGAGTGtcaccagcactctcctactctccctccaccATTTGTGTCACTAGCACTCTCCCTCCACCAGGTGAGCGTCACCAGCAGTCTCATACTCTCCCTCCACCAGGTGAACGTCACCAGCAAtctcctactctccctccaccATTTGTGTCACTAGCACTCTCCCTTTACCACGTGAGCAACACCAGCACTCTCTTACTCTCTCTTCACAGCACTGTCCTTGTCTCCCTTCACCAGATGAGCATCATCAGCACACTCCTACTCACACCTCACTAGATGAGCAtcaccagcactctcctactctccctccaccAGGTGAGCAtcaccagcactctcctactctccctccaccAGGTGAGCATCACCAGCACTCTTCTACTCTCCCTCCTCCAGGTGAGCAtcaccagcactctcctactctccctccaccAGGTGAGCGtcaccagcactctcctactctccctccaccAGGTGAGCATCACCAGCACTCTTCTACTCTCCCTCCTCCAGGTGAGCAtcaccagcactctcctactctccctccaccAGGTGAGCGtcaccagcactctcctactctccctccgCCAGGTGAGCATCGCCAGCAGtctcctactctccctccaccAGGTGAGTGTCACCAGCAGTCTCCTACTCTCCTTACCTGGTGAGTGTCACCAGCAGTCTCCTATTCCCCCTCCACTAGGTGAGCGCCAtcagcactctcctactctccctaCACCAGGTCAGCGTCACTACCACTCTCCCTCCATAGGGTGTCACCATATTGTGCACTCTGACTCCCACTTCTAGATTTACACATTGACATGATGGTCCCTATTCATGGAGATTACTGGTTTGTACTCTGGTCTTGATGAAGTGTCTGCTGGAGTAAGAAGCCCAAATTTTGCTAAAGCCGTTTATGCATTAGTGTAATGTGTGCAGTCTGTGGGTCGGCCCTTACCGGGATGCTTGCCCTGTTCTTGGCACCTGCAAAAAAAGAGTAACATCGTACAATTTTTTTAGTAGATTTGTAGCTTTGTCTTGCTGTCCTCAATACCCCCAGTTTAGGTCCCACGCCCCATGATTAGTTACTCTGCTCCCATGTTCAGTTTCTATTTCCCCAGGTTTAGTTTCCACCCCTTACGTTTAGTTTCTAGCCCCCTCAGGTTTAGTTTCCACCCCTCAGGTTTGGTTTCTAGCCCCCCCATATTTAGTTTCTAGTTCCCCCATGTTTAGTTTCCACCACTCATGTTTAGCTTCTAGCCCCTATATTTAGTTTCAACCCCCCGTGTTTATTTTCTAGCCCCCCATGCTTAGTTTCCACCCCTCGTTTACTTTCTAACCCCCCATGTTCAGTTTCTACCCCCCCATGTTTAGTTTCCACCACTCATGTTTAGTTTCTAGCCCCCATGTTTAGTTTCTAGCCCACCATGTATAGTTTCTAGCCCCCCATGTTCAGTTTCCACCACTAATGTTTACTTTCTAACCCATATGTTCACTTTCTATCCCCCCATGTTCATTTTCTATCCCCCCATGTTCAGTTTCTAGCCCCCATGTTTAGTTTCTAGCCCCCCATGTTCAgtttgctgccccccccccccccaggtttaTTTTCCAGCTACTCATGTTTATTTTCCAGCTACTCATGTTTAGTTTCTAGCCCCCCATGTTTAGTTTCTAGCCCCCCGTGTTTAGTTTCTAGCCCCCCGTGTTCAGTTTCTAGCCCCCCATGTTTACTTTCTAGCCCACCATGTTTAGTTTTCACCACTCATGTTTAGTTTCTAGCCCCTATATTTTAGTTTCCACCCCTAGGTTTAGTTTCTAGCCCCCCCATGTTCAGTTTTACCTtttattatcctcttcatctcctccaGGGCTCGCAGGGCACTAGTTGAGGACTGGTACCCACTTCCATAAAGATTTGCTTTATCTGCGGAGCTGAAGAGGAACAGATCCAGGGCGAACTCCCCGATACTCGGCTGATGAGAGAGGATCCGGGACTTCTCCTCTTCGCTGCTGCTCTCCAAATCATCGATCACCACCAGGACATTATTTCTTCCTGCAAAGTCACCAATGGAAAAGAATGTGGGGGAATCGCCTGAAAGCTGTGTATACAGTCACCTGAGTATGGGGCTGTGATTAATCACTAGCATCTAAGGTGTCCTTGTGGAGAgagacaagccaggcctggcatgtcagagcgaGGAGACCTATAGGCCATGTATGCTCCCCTGGGaaagtaaatatgcaaattgcagaaGCAATTTGCATAGTCACTGGCAGACAAGGTGTGTGGGagggctcctgcagtgtcagtgcccAGGAACATGGGTGAAGTTCAGGCAGCGCTCGCTCTGAGCAGGCCAACAATGTAATCAGGATGTGAGATGGGCGGCGTCCATTGGACGCTGTGCTGGTGGGATTTTTATAGGGGTCAAGTCCGATAGGGAAATGTTTAGTTTGCATTTTGGGGATGACCAAGAAGAAAATCGTCTTCCTTTTATTTACTGATCGTCATGAATTCAGAATGTTCCGCTATGGATACGGGGATGCGATGTATTTCTGTTATTTCCAATATGTACAGATAAATGTCGCAGGTGAAGGTGCAAGTGGAGACAGAGGTGTAGGTAAAGGTGCAGGCAGAGGCGCAGGTGAAGGTGCAGGCAGAGGCGCAGGTGAAGGTGCAAGCGGAGGCAGAGGTGTAGGTAAAGGTGCAGGCAGAGGCGCAGGTGAAGGTGCAGGCAGAGGCACAGGTGAAGGTGCAAGCGGAGGCAGAGGTGTAGGTAAAGGTGCAGGCAGAGGCGCAGGTGAAGGTGCAGGCAGAGGCGCAGGTGAAGGTGCAAGCGGAGGCAGAGGTGTAGGTAAAGGTGCAGGCAGAGGCGCAGGTGAAGGTGCAGGCAGAGGCGCAGGTGAAGGTGCAAGCGGAGGCAGAGGTGTAGGTAAAGGTGCAGGCAGAGGCGCAGGTGAAGGTGCAGGCAGAGGCGCAGGTGAAGGTGCAAGCGGAGGCAGAGGTGTAGGTAAAGGTGCAGGCAGAGGCGCAGGTGAAGGTGCAGGCAGAGGCGCAGGTGAAGGTGCAAGCGGAGGCAGAGGTGTAGGTAAAGGTGCAGGCAGAGGCGCAGGTGAAGGTGCAGGCAGAGGCGCAGGTGAAGGTGCAAGCGGAGGCAGAGGTGTAGGTAAAGGTGCAGGCAGAGGCGCAGGTGAAGGTGCAGGCAGAGGCACAGGTGAAGGTGCAAGCGGAGGCAGAGGCGCAGGTGAAGGTGCAGGCAGAGGTGCAGGTGAAGGTGCAGGCAGAGGCGCAGGTGAAGGTGCAAGCGGAGGCAGAGGTGTAGGTAAAGGTGCAGGCAGAGGCGCAGGTGAAGGTGCAGGCAGAGGCGCAGGTGAAGGTGCAAGCGGAGGCAGAGGCGCAGGTGAAGGTGCAGGCAGAGGTGCAGGTGAAGGTGCAGGCAGAGGCGCAGGTGAAGGTGCAAGCGGAGGCAGAGGCGCAGGTGAAGGTGCAGGCAGAGGTGCAGGTGAAGGTGCAAGCAGAGGTGCAGGTGAAGGTGCAAGCAGAGACAGAGGTGTAGGTAAAGGTGCAGGCAGAGGCGCAGGTGAAGGTGCAAGCGGAGGCAGAGGCGAAGGTGAAGGTGCAAGCGGAGACAGAGGCGCAGGTAAAGGTGCAGGCAGAGGCGAAGGTGAAGGTGCAAGCGGAGGCAGAGGCGAAGGTGAAGGTGCAAGCAGAGACAGAGGTGCAGGTGAAGGTGCAGGCAGAGGCGCAGGTGAAGGTGCAAGCAGAGGTGCAGGTGAAGGTGCAGGCAAAGGCGCAGGTGCAGGCGGAGGCGCATCATTGCATCATGGCTGCTGCTGTTGCCAGTCTTTTCACCCATTTCGCCACCCCGTGCAGATGCCAGGCAGGGGGTGAAGATACGTGGTGACCATTGAGCTGCCTCTTTAGAAGTCAAATTACAAGGGTCATGCAGAATTACAAAAATAAATAGCTGCTGCCTTCAGGACACAGCGCCACCACTCTACGTGGCTCTGCCCGGTATTGCAAATCAGTCAATTTCAATTAAATGTGTGTGCGGAGCGATACCCCTCATAACCTAAGAACAGATGTGGCGCTGCTTTTCCAAAAAATACACAGGGACGTTTCTCTAAGCCTGGACCGCCCCTTTAAGTGAGTTAGACTATTGTTTAGGTAATCAGCATATGTAAGGGGGTGACAAGATGGTGAATCAGTGGGATCGCTGCAGCTTTGTAATCACGGAAGACCACCAAATAGCAAATATAGGGAGAGTAGAAACAAAGATGGACAAATCCCCGAATGTGTGATGGGGGGCCTGAGGCAGCACTGGGGGACGGAGGGGTCTGAGGCCGCACCCAAGGGACAGATTGGTCTGAGGCAGCACTGGGGGACAGATTGGTCTGAGGCCGCACCCAAGGGACAGATTGGTCTGAGGCAGCACTGGGGGACGGAGGGGTCTGAGGCCGCACCCAAGGGACAGATTGGTCTGAGGCAGCACTGGGGGACGGAGGGGTCTGAGGCCGCACCCAAGGGACAGATTGGTCTGAGGCAGCACTGGGGGACGGAGGGGTCTGAGGCCGCACCCAAGGGACAGATTGGTCTGAGGCAGCACTGGGGGACGGAGGGGTCTGAGGCCGCACCCAAGGGACAGATTGGTCTGAGGCCGCACCCAAGGGACAGATTGGTCTGAGGCCGCACCCAAGGGACAGATTGGTCTGAGGCCGCACCCAAGGGACGGAGACCCTCAAACTGATCAAGGCTTAACTGTTTGGGCCGACAGGGTCGGAGATGGTGGAGACGCTGTACCACCTCCTAGTAGAAGCGacaggtacagtgggtacggaacatattcagacccctttgcatttttcactctttgtttcattgcagccatttggtaaattcaaaaaagttcttttttttctcattaatgtactctgcaccacatcgtgactgaaaaaaacaaaaatgtagaaatttttgcaaatttattaaaaaagaaaaactgaaatctcccatggtcataagtcttcagaccctttgctcagtattgagtagaagccccttttgagctagtacggccatgagtcttcttggtaatGATACAACAAGttcttcacccctggatttggggatcctcggccattcttccttgcagatcctctccagttccgtcaggttggatggtgaaggttggtggacgccattttcaggtctctccagagatgctccattgggtttaggtcagggctctggttgggccggtcaggaatggtcacagagttgttctgaagccgctcctttgtcattttagctgtgtgcttagggtcattgtcttgttggaaggtgaaccttcggccaagtctgaggtccagagcctctggaagaggttttcatccaggatatctctgtacttggccgcattcatgtttccttcaataacaaccagtcgtcctgtccctgcagctgacaaacacccccatagcatgatactgccaccaccatgtttcactgtggggattgtattgggcaggtgatgagcagtgcctggttttctccacacatatcgcttagaattatcaccagtacggtctatcttcgtctcatcagaccagagaatcttatttctcatattctgggagtccttcatgtgttttatagcaaactctatgccggctttcatatgtcttgcactgaggagaggcttccgttgggccactctgccataaaggcctgactggtggagggctgcagtgatagttgactttgtggaactttctcccatctccctactgcatctcttgagctcagccacagtgatcttagggttcttcttttcctctcaccaaggctcttctcccacgattgctcagtttggctggacggccaggtctaggaagacttctggtggtcccaaacttcttccatttaaggattatggaggccactgtgctcttaggaaccttgagtactgcagacattctgttgtacccttggccagatctgtgccttgccacaattctgtctctgagctccttggccagttcccttGGCCTCATGATcctcctttggtctgacatgcactgtgagctgtgaggtcttatatagacaggtgtgcgcctttccaaatcaagtcctatcagtgtaattatacacagctggactccaatgaaggaggagaaccatcacaaggaggatcacaaggaaatggacagcatgtgacttaaatgggtgtctgagtaaagggtctgaagacttatgaccatgtgatagttcagtttttctttttttaaaaatttgcaaaaatttctacatttctgtttttgtcagtgaagatggggtgcagagtgtacagtaatgagaaaaaaatgaacttttgtgaatttaccaaatggctgcaatgaaacagagtgaaaatgtaaaggggtgtgaatactttccgtacccactgtagatataTGGTAAGACACCTGACTCCGGCAGCACAGCACTATGTAAACGTAAATGATCCTCACCGTACACCCCGCAGAGTAACCGCAGCTCCTCATCGTACAGGGAGTCTACGACGTCGGTGACATTGACCCTTCCACGTTTCTTCGTGTGGTAGAGAATGCCGAAGTCGCACTTTTCCATCTCTTCCTGGAAGTTCTGGAATCTATTTGTGATGGCCACACATCGGACGTCGTTCACACTGCGGCTGCTCACAAGGACTTTCACCAACCAGTTATAAGTAGATTCATCCTCCCGAGAGAAGACACCGACCAGCACCATCGTGACCTGCGATCTACAGACAACGCTGGAACAGAACCACAAAAATAGAGGTTACCATCACCCCAACATGAGGACGGTGGACACCGAGCAGACCGAGACCACAGCTGATGATGTCACTGCACCAGCAAGTGATGTCTCCGGTGAGACACCAGAAAAAGAAGAGAtcagcacagctgacaactccagaaGGAGAAAGCCGACAACCACATAGACAGTGCAAGTCACCCGCGGTAACTTCTATACTAATGGAGACCCCGAGGAATGGGCACCGTGGTGAGCGCCGCCATCGCTGGGGACACCCTGAGCATCACCTGTGGGGTCACCTCACACCAAATTATGGGTGATGTCAGAGGAGGGAAAGTTCCCCCATCATTGTCCTGTACTGGGGGCACAGGTAACTCCCGAGACGTACCGGTACGCAGAGGACGCACAAGTCACAGAAACGGCGAAACGTTCTGTCTGTGGAGAACAGGAATCAGACGAACTGATGGCAAATAATCGTATTATACTCAGACGTATCGCACGCCGTACATAGAGGGATCACACACTGTACATAGAGGGATCACACACCGTACATAGAGGGATCACACGCCATATAGAGGGATCACACACTGTACATAGAGGGATCACACGCCGTACATAGAGGGATCACACGCCGTATACAGAGGGATCACACGCCGTATACAGAGGGATCACACGCCGTACATAGAGGGATCACACGCCGTACATAGAGGGATCACACGCCGTACATAGAGGGATCACACGCCGTATACAGAGGGATCACACGCCGTATACAGAGGGATCACACGCCGTACATAGAGGGATCACACGCCGTACATAGAGGGATCACACGCCGTATACAGAGG harbors:
- the LOC143785046 gene encoding uncharacterized protein LOC143785046; translation: MVLVGVFSREDESTYNWLVKVLVSSRSVNDVRCVAITNRFQNFQEEMEKCDFGILYHTKKRGRVNVTDVVDSLYDEELRLLCGVYGRNNVLVVIDDLESSSEEEKSRILSHQPSIGEFALDLFLFSSADKANLYGSGYQSSTSALRALEEMKRIIKGAKNRASIPGGERWTDGHISAASGPRMNRRCMVVFIACVAIAGIILIIVLSTSHLRETTIPHTTVAPARHVTISNWATTPYNHSSE